GCCATCTTCCGGACATCCCGCGCACCTCGAGCTCGGCGGCGAATTCGACCGCGCGTCTTGCTACCTCGCGCCCACCATCGTCTCCGGCGTCGCCCCGGACTCCCCGCTGATGCGCGACGAGATCTTCGGGCCCATCCTGCCTGTCGTCACCTACCAGACGCTCGACGAAGCCTTGCTCCTCATCCGCTCGCGCCCTGCGCCGCTCGCCCTCTACGTCTTCTCGCGCGACCGCGAGCCGCTCGAGCGGGTGCTGCGCGAGACCTCCGCCGGCGCCACCGTGTGGAACACCACGCTGCTCCACTTCGGCAACCACAACCTGCCCTTTGGCGGCGTGGGCGCCAGCGGCATGGGGAACTATCACGGCTGGTTCGGATTCCGCGCCTTCTCGCACGAGCGCGCCGTCCTGCGCCAGACGCGTCTCTCGATGCTCCGCCGCCTGTTCCCGCCCTACACCGATACGACGCGCAAGCTGCTCGCGCTCCTCGATCGGTTGCTGGGAACCAGATAGCGGCCGGTCCGAGCAGTCCGCCGTGGCGGACGAGGGTCGGCTTCGATTTCTGGTTCTAGCCCTGCAGGAATCCGTTACCCTTGGCCCGGCTTCCCGCCGGTCCTTTTCTTTGCGCCGTGCGGCGCCGATCGTCATGCGCAGACCCAATCGCCGCGAGTTCGTGAAGACGGGAGCGATGGTCGCGGTCGCGGCCGCCAGCGGCGGCCGTGCCGCGGCGGAAGCGCGGCCGAAGTCGGCCATCGTCGTTGGCGCGGGCGCGTTCGGCGGCTGGACGGCGCTGAACCTGCTGCGCGCGGGCTGGCAGGTGACCATCCTCGACGCGTGGGGTCCGGGGAATTCGCGCGCCAGCTCGGGCGGGGAGACGCGCGTCATCCGCGCGACCTATGGCGCCTCCCGGCTCTACACGCGCATGGCGGTCGAGTCGCTGGCGGCGTGGAAGGAGCACGAGAGGCGCGTCGGGGCGCAACTGTTCCACCGCACCGGCGCGCTGTGGATGGCGGGCGCGGACGACGCCTACGAGCGCGCCGCTCTGCCGGTGCTCGCGGCGGAAGGCGTGGCGCACGAAAAACTCGAAGCGGCCGAGGCGGCGAAGCGCTGGCCGCAGATATCGTTCGCCGGCGTGGAGTACTGCCTGTGGGAGCGCGACGCCGGCTACCTGTTGGCGCGGCGCGCGTGCGCGACCGTGCTCGAGCAGTGCCAGAAGGAAGGCGGAACGTACCAGCAAGCGGAGGTCTTCCCCGGCGTTTCGGGAAAGGGTCTCGGCAATGTCACCGCCAATGGCAAAGCCCTGACCGCCGACGCTTACGTCTTCGCGTGCGGGCCGTGGCTAAACAAGCTCTTCCCGGACCTGGGGCCGCTGGTGCATCCGACGCGGCAGGAGGTCCTCTTCTTCGGCGTGCCGGCGGGGGACCCGCGCTACACCGACGCCGCCATGCCGGTGTGGATCGACAACGGCCCGCGGCTGTTCTATGGGATTCCCGGGAACGAGTGGCGCGGGTTCAAGCTCGCCGACGACACGCGCGGCCACGACTTCGACCCGACGACGGGCGAACGCCGCGTTTCGGAAGAAGGAGTGAAGCGCGCGCGCGAGTACATGGAGATGCGCTTCCCCGGGATGCGCGGCGCGCCGCTGGTGGAGAGCCGCGTGTGCCAGTACGAGAACTCGCCCGACCAGGATTTCATCCTCGATCGCCATCCGGCGGCGGAGAACGTGTGGCTGGTGGGCGGCGGCTCGGGCCACGGCTTCAAGCACGGACCGGCCATGGGAAAGATGGTCGCGGAGGCGGTCACCGGCAAGGCGACGCCGCCAAAAGAGTTCGCCCTCGCCCGCCTGAAGCGCGCCGGCGGCCGCGGCACGGGCGCCTGGCCGCCCAGGCACGAAGCGTAGTCAGCGGAACAGCTCGACGGTCTCGAACTGCTTGGCGGCCGTCGGGCGGAAGCGGTGCAGCCGCAAATTCAGCGCGTCTTTCTCGCTCACCGAGACTTCCAGGTAGTTGTACTCCTCGATGCGCGGCGCGCCGCGCCAGTAAAGCTCCGGCGGATAGTTCGCGGGCGGAGCCGTCGCGTTGAGCGTCTGCTCGCCGCCGCCATTGCCGAGCACGAGATACCGGATGCCGTCGACCTCGAAGGCCTCGGTGGTGTGCACGTGGCCGTTGAAGACCGTGATGCGGAGGTCGCGGGCGAACTCCTTGAGCAGCGCGTGCGGGTTCTGGTCGGCGGGGATGGGGCCGGCCCCGGCCACGCAGAAAGCCGGGTTGTGGAAGGTGACGAACACGTTGCGCAGGCCCGCGGCGCGCGCGTCTGAGAGCGCGGCGCGCAGCCACTGCATCTGGCCGGCATGATCGGGATGCTGCGAGAGCCACGCCGAGGGGCGCCGCGCGTCGAGGTCGCCGGTATCGAGGAACAGGAACCGGCTGCCCTCGTAGTCGAACTGGTAGAGCCGCTGCTCGGAGGAGAAACCCAGCGGCGCGAGCTGCGGGAACTCGCGCCGGAAGCCTTCCAAGCCGGGGTCGAGCCAGGTCTCGTGGTTCCCAGGGGCGGGATAGAAGCGCGCAGCCAGCGGTGCGGCGCCGTGCGCGGGCAGGCGCGACAGGAAGTTCGAGTAGAAATCGCGCCAGTAGGGATTGTCTTCTCCGTTCCCTGAATAACCTGAGTACGTGATGTCGCCGGTGTGGAGCGCGAAGCGCGCGCCGCGCTTCTCGCCGGGAACGGCGCCGGCGGCGAGCGCGGTCACAACCTGGTCGAAGACCCAGCGCTGCCCTTCTCCGCGCAAGATGACCGTCTCTTCGGGACCGACCTTGATGGTCTGCGGCCATCCGTTGCGCAGCAGAAAGGTCGCGGACTTCTCCGGGTGTCCGGGAACGTCGAGCGTGACCTGCACGAGCTCGCCGGAGGCGGAGTCGTAGACCGTCTTGGCCTCGAACGGGACCTCAGGACCGTAGGCGTAGTCGATGACGGCGCGGAAGAAGCGGCGCACCGAGGCGTCGTCGCGGTACGGCAAGTAGCCCGGCAGGCGGCTGTCGCCGAACACGATGAAC
The Terriglobales bacterium genome window above contains:
- a CDS encoding FAD-dependent oxidoreductase; protein product: MRRPNRREFVKTGAMVAVAAASGGRAAAEARPKSAIVVGAGAFGGWTALNLLRAGWQVTILDAWGPGNSRASSGGETRVIRATYGASRLYTRMAVESLAAWKEHERRVGAQLFHRTGALWMAGADDAYERAALPVLAAEGVAHEKLEAAEAAKRWPQISFAGVEYCLWERDAGYLLARRACATVLEQCQKEGGTYQQAEVFPGVSGKGLGNVTANGKALTADAYVFACGPWLNKLFPDLGPLVHPTRQEVLFFGVPAGDPRYTDAAMPVWIDNGPRLFYGIPGNEWRGFKLADDTRGHDFDPTTGERRVSEEGVKRAREYMEMRFPGMRGAPLVESRVCQYENSPDQDFILDRHPAAENVWLVGGGSGHGFKHGPAMGKMVAEAVTGKATPPKEFALARLKRAGGRGTGAWPPRHEA
- a CDS encoding metallophosphoesterase, giving the protein MRCPRALAVILLLASLMFAADQKPPKSKPHQPFTFIVFGDSRLPGYLPYRDDASVRRFFRAVIDYAYGPEVPFEAKTVYDSASGELVQVTLDVPGHPEKSATFLLRNGWPQTIKVGPEETVILRGEGQRWVFDQVVTALAAGAVPGEKRGARFALHTGDITYSGYSGNGEDNPYWRDFYSNFLSRLPAHGAAPLAARFYPAPGNHETWLDPGLEGFRREFPQLAPLGFSSEQRLYQFDYEGSRFLFLDTGDLDARRPSAWLSQHPDHAGQMQWLRAALSDARAAGLRNVFVTFHNPAFCVAGAGPIPADQNPHALLKEFARDLRITVFNGHVHTTEAFEVDGIRYLVLGNGGGEQTLNATAPPANYPPELYWRGAPRIEEYNYLEVSVSEKDALNLRLHRFRPTAAKQFETVELFR